Genomic segment of Octadecabacter arcticus 238:
CAAAGACAACAAGCGGCTTGCTGAGGAAGTGGAGATTTTGCACAAAGCATCCGCTTTTTTCGCGGCGCGGCTGGTGAAACCATGACGAACAAGCGTGCTTTCGTCACCGCCCATAAAGCTCAATACGCGGTTTCAATATTATGCCGTCTTCTAGAGATATCCCGGGGCTGGTTCTACGGGTTCCCAGCCAGTCAGCCTGCACGTGATCAGCGTCGGGTTCATCTGCATAAAGGTACCAAACCCACCATAGGATTTAGCTATGTGTGAGGCGCGTCTGAGTGGTCATATCGCAGCTGCTTGATGCGATCTGTGGGGAAATATTTGTAGAATGCAGTCCGGCCAATTTTGAGCTGGTCAATGACATCGCCGATGAATGGGTAGTTTTCGATATCCTTAAGCATGGCTTCAGCGTGTTTGATGTTTTGCTCGTTCATAGCTTTTGGCCTGCCACCTCGGCGTCCGCGTTTTGCGGCGGCTTTGAGACCGGCGCGGGTGTTTTCAACAATCAACTCACGTTGAAACTCGTCGAAGGCTGCTGTCATGTGGAAAAATAACCTCCCCTCTGAAGTGCTGGTGTCGATGTTCTGGGTCAGGACTTTAAGGGCGATGCCGCGCTCAGCGATGTCAGAGGCTGTTTTGATCACTTGCGTGAGAGACCGCGCCAGTCGGGAGAGTTTCCAGACGGCGAGCGTGTCCCCCTCGCGTAGATAATCAAGGGCCGCTTTGAGCTGGGGGCGGTCGCGATGGGAACCGGATGCTTTCTCGACGAAGATCCTCTCGCAGCCGATATTGCGTAGCGCATCCATCTGAAGTGCGGGGTTCTGATCCATGGTGGAGACGCGGGCGTAACCGATAAGCATGTTTTTTGTTCACAAATCCTGTTTCCAGCATCATAAACGAACCTGTGATTCCGAACAAGGTAAACGGCCTGATATTCTTGGGTAATGAGACCCTGTCGGACATTGGCCGCACCTGTTCGTTAAACGACGGTTTTCAGAACACATAATTTATCGGAGTGCCCATGGCCAGAATGCGTATCTTGACTGCAAGCGAACAAGAGGCGTTCGATAAGCCACCGCTGTTTGATCACAACGAACGGAAACGATTTCTTGACCTGCCAAAGGGTTTGATGGATATCGCCGCTGGCTTGCGTACGCCCAACAGTCAGATCGGGTTTTTGCTGATGTGCGGATATTTCAAGGCAACCAAGCGATTTTACCAGCCACAGGATTTTCATGAGCGCGACATCTCTTTTGCAGCACGCCAGCTCAATCTGGCAGAAGAAGCCTTTCAAGCAACACATTACACAGAAACGACCCGGCTACGGCATCAACGCCACGTCCTCGAATTCTACGGCTTTGCGCCCTATGATGAGAGTGCCAAGAGCTCCTTGGCCAATGAGATAGCGACGATGGCGCGCATGCATCTGAAGCCTCGGCTGATCTTTGATCGTTGCATGGATTTTCTTGTTCAGCACCGGATTGCAGTTCCAAGATCCCGCAGCCTGACAGACAGAATTCGCGCTGGTCTGCATGACCGTAAGGTTGAATTGATCGGGCTGATGGATGATCAACTCAGCGATAACAGCCGTCATCTGCTAGATGATTTGTTTGCCGCACCCGAAGATAAAAACCGCTACCGGCTGACCCTTCTCAAAAAGCTGTCACAATCAACCAGACCGACCAAGATCAAGGAAGCGGTTGCGGACTTTGAGATATTGTCAGACCTTCATCATCAGTTGGCCAGTATTCTGGCAAAGCTTGATCTTGGTGTCGCGGGCATTCGGTATTTTGCAGGCAGTGTTTTGAAATCTCGCATGTTCCAGCTTCAACAACGGCGTCAAGCTGACCGTTATATTCATGCCACCGCCTTTGTGACCCATCAGTTTTACCGCAGCCAAGACAATATGATCGACCTCTGGCTCAGCGTCATGGCGAGCTTCAAATCTACGGCGGCTAGGGAATATCAAGAAACGCTGATGCAAGGACGCAAAGAGCAACAACGCCAGATCGAGATTGTTGTCGATGGTTTAGAGGTCTCTGTCTTCGGCGTCATGCGCGGCATCCGTGGTGTCATGGAAGCGGCCAATCTGTCGGACACAGAGAAAGTCGCGGCCATTGGGAAACTCCTGGATCAGAGCAAAACCACGGATTTTGACCAACTCAAGGATGAGCTGACAAAGACAGCCAAAAATGGCAGCTGGTATGGCGTTCTGGAAGCGCGTTCCGTGAAGCTTCAAAATCGCCTCAGTCCTGTGCTGCGGGCACTGAACTTCATGCAGGGCAAGCGTGTTTCTGCGCTTCTAGAAGCGATTGATCATTTCAAGGCAGATGGGGATTTATTCGCTACCCACGCACCGCTGGGCTTTCTCGATTCTGATCAAAAAGCGGATCTTATCCGAGCCGATGGGACGTTCCGGGTGTCACTATACAAGGTTTTTCTATTTCAGGCCGTCACAACGGTCATCAAATCCGGTGATCTGAACGTAGACCAGTCCTACAAATACCGGCCCATGGACGCCTATCTGATCGAGAAGGAACGTTGGAACAAAGATAAAGTCCTTCTCCTGGAGCGGGCGGGTCTTTCAGAATTTGCTGAACCCGAGCCCGTCCTCGCCAAGCTGAATTCCACGCTATCCGCCCAATATCAGGCAACCAACAACCACGCGGCTACCAACCCGCACCTGAAGCTTCGCAAAGACAGAACGTTCCATATTGCTACGCCAGCGCTCGATGCAAGTGAGGCCGATCCGTTGGGAGATTTGTTTCCCCAGCGACACGACGTACCGCTCGCTCAGGTTTTGGAAACCGTCAATAATCATTGCCGCATGCTAGCTGCGTTTGATCATTGGCAGTAGACCCATGTCCGCCAAACTGCGTCCCATCCGGCCTTGCTGGCCGGGATCATGGGGTTGGGCTGCGGGATCGGCGTACGCAAGATGGCGCGGATTTCATCACGCGTCACCGAAAGCGAATTGGATCACACCGTCAACTGGCGCTTCTCTCTGGACAACATTCGGGCCGCCAATGATGCCGTAGTCAAAGCGATGGGAAAGATCGAACTCCCAAATCTTTACCGTCAAACGCAAGACCAGTTGCATACCGCCAGTGATGGCTAAAAGTTTGAGGTGCGGGGAGAAAGTTTGCACGCTGGCCGCTCGTTCAAATACTTTGGACAGGGTCAGGGTGTCAGCGCCTATACCTTTGTCGATGAGCGTAATTTTCTGTGGCATTCACTTATGATCAGCGCCGCTGACCGCGAAAGCGCCTATGTCATCGACGGGCTGATGCACAACGACGTCGTCAAAAGCGATATCCACTCGACTGACACACACGGTTACACCGAAGCTGTTTTTGGCCTGACCCATCTGCTGGGATGTTCTTTTGCCCTACGCATCAAGGGCATCAGCAAACAGACCCTCTATATTTTCAAACCGAAAAACCAGGCAGACGAAGGCTGGGCCGTACGGCCTGACAAAACAATCAATGAAAGTGTGATCCGGGAAAATTGGGACGACCTGTTGCGCCTGGTCGTTACCATCAAGCTTAAGGAAAATACCGCATCCGATATTTTCCGTCGCCTCAATTCCTATTCACGGCAACATGCGCTGTACCAAACGCTGAAAGCTTTCGGCCAGATTATCAAATCTCTATTCATCCTGCGCTACATCGACGACCTCGCCCTGCGCCAAGCCATCGAAAAACAGCTTAACAAGGTCGAATTGGTTAACCGCTTTACCCGCGCCGTGGCCGTTGGCAATCCACGTGAGTTTTCCCAAGCAGAAAAGGAAGAACAGGAGATCGCGGAAGCCTGCAATCGCCTGATCAAAAGCAGCATCATCTGCTGGAACTATCTGTATCTGGCCCACCAAGTCGAAAAAGCGCCAGACACAGAGACCAAACAAAACCTGATCCGCCTAATCGCAGCCCGCTCTCCCATGTCATGGGCCCATATCAACATGCTGGGTGAATATGATTTCTCAGAAGAAAAACTCCGAGACACACTCGGAATACTGCCCCTGAAAAAGGTGGCTTAAAATACCAACCAAAACAGGAGGATCAAATCAATGCAAGAAATTCTGTGGTGGATTTGGTACCTTTATGCTGACGAACCCAAGGTCTTGGACCGGGCGCGCCATGCGCTCACCCGCTCGCAGTCGCAATAACCACAACACATCGCCGGCCTCATCAGTTTCAGCGAAAAACTTCATGGAGTTTTTCATGTCTCAGCCTAATCAGTTGCCACAATACTGTTACGCAGCCGTTACACCCTACGCAATAACTGAAAATTTGCAAGAATTGCGAAAGCGGAACAGATTGCCAGACAGCAATCCGTTGCAGGGCCGTGTCGCACCAATGTCATCATCTTCACCGATAGTGTCGATCAAAAGTCACCACCTATATTAGTAGAGGTTGCCATGCCGACGATCGACTTCGAAGACGCAATAGCTGAACTGCTGCATCAGATATACTCTGCCGCCCACAAGGGCCAAGATTTTGCCACGGCGCGGTCGCGCAGCGCGATCGTCCCAACAAAGCGGCCACCACTCCGGTTAGTTACAGGGGCATTGTCAAGTTGTTGACCATAATGCTGGTTGGTCGTAGCGCATACCGATGATCAGCCAGAGGTCCCAACTGCGCCTCAAAGGCCACCATTTCCCACGTTCTGTTATTTCCTACGCGGTTTGGGGTACTCTCGTAACAAATACCAACATGTGAGCGGTAACAGATGCAGCAAGGATATCCGATTGACTGGGACAAGTTACGAATCTTTCACGCGGTCGCTGACGCAGGGTCGCTGACCGCTGCGGGTGACAAGCTACACTTGTCGCAATCTGCAGTGTCACGCCAAATTCGCGCGCTCGAAGAAGCACTGTCGACGATCCTGTTTCACCGGCACGCCCGTGGTTTGATCCTGACCGAACAGGGCGAACTGCTGTTTGATGCAACCAAATCCATGTCGCGCCGCCTAGATGCCGCCAGTGCACGAATTAAAGATTCCGCCGAAGAAGTCTTTGGCGAACTGAAGGTCACCACCACCACAGGCTTTGGCACCCTCTGGCTCGCGCCGCGTCTGCCTGCACTCTATGAAAAATATCCGGACCTGAACATCGACCTGATGCTGGAAGAACGCGTGCTCGACCTGCCAATGCGCGAAGCCGACGTGGCAATTCGCATGAAAGAACCCTCACAGGCCGATCTGGTTCGCAAAAAGCTGATGACAGTGCGCATGCGGCTTTATGCGTCGCAGGCATACCTCGACAAAGTGGGTGGTTTCGATGAAATCGAGGACATCGGCCGTCATCGGCTCATTTGTCAAAGCCCCAGCGCGTTTCAGGTGGCGGCGGGGGCGACGCTGGTTGGGCATCTGCTCAGCTATGACAAACCGAGTCTTTTGCATGTGAACAATTACTTTGGTGTGCTTCAGGCGGTACTGTCCGACCTCGGTATTGGCGTTTTGCCCGATTATCTGACCGAAGACTTTCCCACACTGGTGCGCGTTCTGCCTGAGGTTGAAAGCGGTGCAGTCCCTGTTTACCTTGCCTACCCCGAAGAACTGCGGCAATCCAAACGGATCATGGCGTTCCGCGATTTTGTTCAGGATGAGATTATTACCCATCGCCGCCGTATTCGTGATGGCGCCGCCGCGATCGCTTAAATGCATCTCATCACATCGCTCAGGGCCGTGACCTATGTGCCAAACGCATGGCGGGGATGCGTCCAAGATAGCCGTTAGTGCTTGTTCACTTCAACTCTGCCTCATAAGTATACAGCATAAAGCGGTTTTGTCGCTTTATATCTCCCTGTTGGACTTCGCCGGGCCTTTGTGCCCGGCATTTCTTTGTCTAACGTCTTGTTCGTGTACGACTTGATGGAGAGCACCCCAAAGCCTTAAATAACGAAGGGCGTGGGTCTTGCCCGCGTCCCGATGACATCAAGCGGGTGCGCCGCGGTCCTCAAGTAGGAGGATATCCTCTTTGATGACCAGCTTACGCTTCTTCATATCTTTGATTTCGAGATCATCGCTGCCGGGGCGCTTTTGCTCGCGGGTGATGCATGCTTTTCTTTCAAAGCGTTCAAGTTGCCTGCCATCTGATATCCTCCTGGTTTCAAGTCTTACTATTAAGAGATATGCATGATGCGAAGTTCAGCAAGGCTCGGGATCAGATTGGACCGTCTTGCGCGTCGCGTGCAAAGTCAGACCCTCGCCCCTGAGCGAAAGGGTGGAAAAATCCGGCACCGCGATCGCAACTCCCAGCAATCCCGCCTCCGATCACGGCCGTACTCAGCCTCGGTGCTGCCCATAATCCAACGCGCCGAGATAAACACATCGCGGAGATTCGAGACAAGGGACGCCTGGCATGGCAAGTTAGCAGCGGCTACAATCACCTGAGCCGAGGCGAAGCACCAATGAGCCGCTGGAAGATGGTCATAGGCCCCAAACTTAAAACTCGGAACTTTCCAAACCAAAAAACTGAAGCCAGGATTGGGACAAACATTCTCAACAAAATGAACGGGCTCGGCCGTGCCAAGTACGAGGCTGTTGCATGACCTGAATTATGGGTAAGGGCAATCTCGGACTTCGCCATATCCATGCAACACGGCTATTAAAGTCCCTTGGCTTGGTAACTCGACGCTACACGCCCGATTGACACCAAATAGGCTGCGGTACGAAGATCGTGTACGTCATCACGGCTGTGCCACATTTCGCGCATCGCCTGATATGCTGTGCGCATCGTATCATCTAGACCAGAGCGAACCAGTTCCAGTTCCCCCGCGCCGCGTAGATACTTGGTTTTGAAGTTCGGCGTCATAGACCATTGGTCGCCCAGATGTTCTGACAATCTCTGAAGTTCATCTACGATCAATTCATGGCGCGATTCTTCTTGGCGGCGTTGCATGCGACCAAAGCGGATATGGCTAAGGTTTTTGACCCATTCAAAATAGGACACAGTCACACCGCCGGCATTGGCAAACATGTCGGGGATGATCACGGTCCCCTTATCGCGCAGAACCTCGTCGGCACCGGCAGTAACCGGACCGTTCGCAGCTTCGATAATAAGCGGCGCTTTGATTTTGGCGGCATTGCCGAGGTTGATGACCCCTTCCAAGGCCGCCGGAATCAAGATGTCGCAATCTTGCTCGAGGATAGACGCGCCGTTTTCGACGTAGGTGCCCGTTGGGTAGCCTTTGACGCCACCGTGCTTGGCGATCCACGCGTGTACGGCTTCAACGTCCAGACCGTTTTCATCGCTGAGCGCACCGTCATGTTCGATAATACCCGTAATAATGCAGCCGTCTTCAGCGCTGAGGAACGATGCCGCGTGATAGCCCACGTTACCAAGACCCTGCACGACAACACGTTTACCATCCAGCTTGCCGGACAGCCCTGCGATTTTGATGTCTTCTGGATGGCGAAAGAATTCCTGCAAGGCATATTGAACGCCGCGTCCCGTCGCCTCAACGCGGCCTTGGATACCGCCAGCGTGGGCAGGTTTACCGGTGACACAGGCCGCCCCGTTGATGTCGGTGGTGTTCATGCGTTTGTATTGGTCCGCGATCCACGCCATCTCACGCTCGCCGGTGCCCATGTCAGGGGCGGGCACGTTTTGGCTCGGATTGATCAGGTCGCGCTTGATCAGCTCGTAGGCGAAACGACGGGTGATGCGTTCCATTTCATCAACGTCCCAAGCCCGCGGATCAATACAAAGCCCACCTTTGGATCCGCCAAACGGCGTTTCAACGAGCGCGCATTTATAAGTCATCAGCGCGGCCAGCGCCTCAACCTCGTTTTGGTTCACGCCGAGCGAGAAGCGAATGCCGCCCTTAACCGGTTCCATGTGTTCGGAATGCACCGAGCGGTAACCCGTGAACGTTTCGATTTTTCCCCGCAGCCGAACGCCGAACCGAACCGTATAGGTCGCGTTACAAACGCGGATTTTCTCCTCAAGGCCGGGCGGAAGATCCATCAAAGCGACAGCGCGGTTGAACATGATGTCCACGCTTTCGCGGAAGGACGGCTCTTGTAAGCCTGTGGTTGTATTGCTCATGGATGGTCCTTTCACAGCTTAACCCTGCTCCGCCTAGCCTGCGCAGCTTACTAGGAAGCTAACCATGATTCGAAGCCCTTGTATCTAATTGATTAATAGTTGGGCAGTTAAAGAACATTCGACCGGCGTTGTTGCATGGAGCATGAAGAGTTCGGAACGCGCCCTACCCGAGACGGAACTCATGCGGTGCGTTGGAAATTGGGGCGGCCAAGTTCGGTCATCCGGTTAAGGATCCGGACGCCAATCTTGGCCTCTGTTTTCTGATTTCCAAAGTTGCGGGCCTGGAGCTTGGGCCCGACGACGACCTTCCAACGGCCGATCTGAGTCTCAATACGGCTGCGCTGATTGTAGCCGGATGACTTCTGCCAAGCCATTCACCCATGGGATATTCACGGTATCGTCAAGTTGACGGGGGGCTTTCTCAATCGTACGAAACCATATGACAAAAGCCAAACAATCCGGGGCCTTTAAGGGCCATCGGTCCCCACCTGAAATTATTTCCTACGCTGTATGGGCATACTTTCGTTTTTTGATGAGCTTTCGCGATGTTGAGGACCTTTTGTACAAGCGCGGTGTGATCGTCAGTTATGAAACAATCAGGTCATGGGTTGGAAAATTTGGCCACCAATATGCCAAAGTCATACGCCGTGACCGGCCTGCACCATCGGATAAGTGGCATCTCGACGAGGTAGTGATCACAATCCGTGGCCAAAAGTATTGGCTTTGGCGCGCTGTTGATAGCAAGGGTGACGTGCTGGATATTCTTGTACAGTCACGCCGCAATACAAAGGCAGCAGACCGTTTTTTTCGCAAATTGTTCAAGCAATACGGTCAACCGCGCGTCCTTGTTACCGACAAACTGGGAAGTTATGGTGCGGCCCTCCGGAAACTGGCGCCTGGTATCGACCATCGTGCCCACAAAGGATTGAATAATCGAGCGGAAGTTTCGCACAGGCCCACCCGGCGACGAGAGAAGATAATGGGGAGGTTCAAATCACCCCGCCAAGCGCAACGATTTCTGTCCGTACATGATCAGGTCCAAACAATCTTTCGCCCTCGCCGCCACAAACTATCCGCCCCTGCCTATCGGCAATCTCGCTCAGATACTCACAGCATATGGGACGACATCACGTGTGAGCTAAAGGCAGGGTAAAACAGACCGGTGACCCCCATTGCGGCTTGGAGGCAATAACTTGACGATACCCTCGCAGATATCCGCCGGGTGAGGCTATTTCGCCATCGCTGAACTTCTCAAAAATAAGCGCCATGGTTGCAGCGGCAGCCTGTGGTCCTAATAGTTCTTGCGCGACAGCCCAAGCGTGTTCCGAAACTCCGACCATGGGCCGAACCAGCCGTGTTGCATGGATATGGCGAAGTCCGAGATTGCCCTTACCCATAATTCAGGTCATGCAACAGCCTCGTACTTGGCACGGCCGAGCCCGTTCATTTTGTTGAGAATGTTTGTCCCAATCCTGACTTCAGTTTTTTGGTTTGGAAAGTTCCGAGCTTTCAGTTTGGGGCTGATGACCATCTTCAAGCGGCCTATTTGTGCTTCGCCTCGGCTCCGGTGATTGTAGCCACTGCTAACTTGCCATGCCAGGCGCCCTTTGTCTCGAATCTCCGCGATGTGTTTATCTCGGGGCGTTGGATCACGGGCAGCATCGAGGCTGAGAACGGCCGTGATCGGAGGCGGGATTACAATCTCTATAGCTTCACCAAAACGGTCCACAAGCAGATCGCTGGTAGGATCGCCATCATAGGCGCCATCCGCCAAAAAGCGGCTAACAGGAGCCTCAATCTGGTCTAGAAGTTCGGGCAAAGCAGTTGGATCGCCCACGTCGTCTTTTGTCAAATCGGAGCAAACGATATCTCCAGTTGTGAGATCCAGTCCAAGGTGGAGCTTGCGCCACGACTTACGTTTGGCCTTTGTTTTATGCTTGTTCTGCAACCATTCGCCTTCACCAAATATCTTCAGACCCGTACTATCCACAACTAATTCGATTGGGCCAGCCCTTTGGGCTTTAGATTTTTCTGGCATGCTGAGCCCCGCACCTCTCCGCGAGAGGGTCGAGAAATCCGGAACGGGAACATCCAGCCCCATAAGCCGCGCCAAACTGCCGACCAATCCTTGCGTCTGCCGCAAAGGTTGTTTGAAAACCATACCCAGCGTCAGGCATACTGATATGGCCATATCAGAATATGTGGGTTGGCCGCCTGGCGTCTGACGTTTATCGGCAAGCCACTTATCTGCAACCTCAGGGCTCAACCAAATTGTCACATCACCACGCTGACGCAGGCCTTCATTGTACACTCGCCAGTTGGTGACCTTCTGTCGCTTCTTTTCAAACTTGTGGCGGCGAGAAGCGTTGAATTTGTGCGGCATCATTAATATCCAAGTCGTTGGCAAGCTGGCTGTCTAGCAGACCCGCTGGGGTCCCCTGCAACAACGCCCACTGCCGCCGTCAGCTGCGTTTGTACATCGGAAAAACTGGGTCGCAGCCCAGAGCGTCCGCTTTCTTCATGCTGCCCAATTTAGTTTGCACTTGCAGCGAAGGTCCGGTTTCCGCCCTTCATGTAGAAATGTGCATGGCGCAGCATCTGTCACTATTGGCCCTTTGAAGAAGCCGCTCCGCGGCACTGGCGCTTTTGGCTGATGGCATGACCAGCCCGTAACGGTGCGCATTTGGCGATCTGTTCAATCAGGAGGTTCCCATGACAGAGGT
This window contains:
- a CDS encoding LysR family transcriptional regulator — encoded protein: MQQGYPIDWDKLRIFHAVADAGSLTAAGDKLHLSQSAVSRQIRALEEALSTILFHRHARGLILTEQGELLFDATKSMSRRLDAASARIKDSAEEVFGELKVTTTTGFGTLWLAPRLPALYEKYPDLNIDLMLEERVLDLPMREADVAIRMKEPSQADLVRKKLMTVRMRLYASQAYLDKVGGFDEIEDIGRHRLICQSPSAFQVAAGATLVGHLLSYDKPSLLHVNNYFGVLQAVLSDLGIGVLPDYLTEDFPTLVRVLPEVESGAVPVYLAYPEELRQSKRIMAFRDFVQDEIITHRRRIRDGAAAIA
- a CDS encoding recombinase family protein encodes the protein MLIGYARVSTMDQNPALQMDALRNIGCERIFVEKASGSHRDRPQLKAALDYLREGDTLAVWKLSRLARSLTQVIKTASDIAERGIALKVLTQNIDTSTSEGRLFFHMTAAFDEFQRELIVENTRAGLKAAAKRGRRGGRPKAMNEQNIKHAEAMLKDIENYPFIGDVIDQLKIGRTAFYKYFPTDRIKQLRYDHSDAPHT
- a CDS encoding IS6 family transposase, which gives rise to MTKAKQSGAFKGHRSPPEIISYAVWAYFRFLMSFRDVEDLLYKRGVIVSYETIRSWVGKFGHQYAKVIRRDRPAPSDKWHLDEVVITIRGQKYWLWRAVDSKGDVLDILVQSRRNTKAADRFFRKLFKQYGQPRVLVTDKLGSYGAALRKLAPGIDHRAHKGLNNRAEVSHRPTRRREKIMGRFKSPRQAQRFLSVHDQVQTIFRPRRHKLSAPAYRQSRSDTHSIWDDITCELKAG
- a CDS encoding Glu/Leu/Phe/Val family dehydrogenase; the encoded protein is MSNTTTGLQEPSFRESVDIMFNRAVALMDLPPGLEEKIRVCNATYTVRFGVRLRGKIETFTGYRSVHSEHMEPVKGGIRFSLGVNQNEVEALAALMTYKCALVETPFGGSKGGLCIDPRAWDVDEMERITRRFAYELIKRDLINPSQNVPAPDMGTGEREMAWIADQYKRMNTTDINGAACVTGKPAHAGGIQGRVEATGRGVQYALQEFFRHPEDIKIAGLSGKLDGKRVVVQGLGNVGYHAASFLSAEDGCIITGIIEHDGALSDENGLDVEAVHAWIAKHGGVKGYPTGTYVENGASILEQDCDILIPAALEGVINLGNAAKIKAPLIIEAANGPVTAGADEVLRDKGTVIIPDMFANAGGVTVSYFEWVKNLSHIRFGRMQRRQEESRHELIVDELQRLSEHLGDQWSMTPNFKTKYLRGAGELELVRSGLDDTMRTAYQAMREMWHSRDDVHDLRTAAYLVSIGRVASSYQAKGL
- a CDS encoding IS5 family transposase — encoded protein: MMPHKFNASRRHKFEKKRQKVTNWRVYNEGLRQRGDVTIWLSPEVADKWLADKRQTPGGQPTYSDMAISVCLTLGMVFKQPLRQTQGLVGSLARLMGLDVPVPDFSTLSRRGAGLSMPEKSKAQRAGPIELVVDSTGLKIFGEGEWLQNKHKTKAKRKSWRKLHLGLDLTTGDIVCSDLTKDDVGDPTALPELLDQIEAPVSRFLADGAYDGDPTSDLLVDRFGEAIEIVIPPPITAVLSLDAARDPTPRDKHIAEIRDKGRLAWQVSSGYNHRSRGEAQIGRLKMVISPKLKARNFPNQKTEVRIGTNILNKMNGLGRAKYEAVA
- the repC gene encoding replication initiation protein RepC, whose protein sequence is MGKGNLGLRHIHATRLVRPMVGVSEHAWAVAQELLGPQAAAATMALIFEKFSDGEIASPGGYLRGYRQVIASKPQWGSPVCFTLPLAHT
- a CDS encoding DUF465 domain-containing protein, which encodes MVRLETRRISDGRQLERFERKACITREQKRPGSDDLEIKDMKKRKLVIKEDILLLEDRGAPA
- a CDS encoding DUF4158 domain-containing protein — its product is MRILTASEQEAFDKPPLFDHNERKRFLDLPKGLMDIAAGLRTPNSQIGFLLMCGYFKATKRFYQPQDFHERDISFAARQLNLAEEAFQATHYTETTRLRHQRHVLEFYGFAPYDESAKSSLANEIATMARMHLKPRLIFDRCMDFLVQHRIAVPRSRSLTDRIRAGLHDRKVELIGLMDDQLSDNSRHLLDDLFAAPEDKNRYRLTLLKKLSQSTRPTKIKEAVADFEILSDLHHQLASILAKLDLGVAGIRYFAGSVLKSRMFQLQQRRQADRYIHATAFVTHQFYRSQDNMIDLWLSVMASFKSTAAREYQETLMQGRKEQQRQIEIVVDGLEVSVFGVMRGIRGVMEAANLSDTEKVAAIGKLLDQSKTTDFDQLKDELTKTAKNGSWYGVLEARSVKLQNRLSPVLRALNFMQGKRVSALLEAIDHFKADGDLFATHAPLGFLDSDQKADLIRADGTFRVSLYKVFLFQAVTTVIKSGDLNVDQSYKYRPMDAYLIEKERWNKDKVLLLERAGLSEFAEPEPVLAKLNSTLSAQYQATNNHAATNPHLKLRKDRTFHIATPALDASEADPLGDLFPQRHDVPLAQVLETVNNHCRMLAAFDHWQ